In Pseudomonas saponiphila, the genomic stretch ATCTGCACCGAGACCACCCGGGTCTTGTCGGGAATATTGCCGCCGATCATCAGCACCACGCCGAACTCGCCGACGGTGTGGGCAAAGCCGAGGATCGAGGCGGTGATGAAGCCCGGCCGCGCCAGGGGCAGGATCACCGTGAAAAAACTGTCCCAGGGGCCGGCGCGCAAGGTGGCGGCGACCTCCAGCGGGCGACTGCCGATGGCGGAAAAGGCGTTCTGCAGCGGTTGTACGACGAAGGGCATGGAATAGATCACCGAGCCCAGCACCAGGCCGCTGAAGCTGAAGGTCAGGGTGCCCAAGCCCAGGGATTGGGTGAGCTGGCCGAAAAAGCCGTTGGGCCCCAGGGCCAGCAGCAGGTAGAAACCGATCACCGTGGGTGGCAGCACCAGGGGCAGGGCCACCACGGCACCGACCGGCCCGCGCAACCAGGAACGGGTGCGCGACAGCCACAGGGCAATCGGAGTGCCGACCACCAGCAGGATCAGCGTGGTCAGGGACGCCAGTTTCAGGGTCAGCCAGATGGCGGAAAAATCGGCACTCGACAGGCTCATTTACAGTTGATAACCGTAGGACTGGATGATGGCGGCGGCTTTCGGGCCCTTGAGGTAGTCGACCAGCGCCTGGGCGGCCGGGTTGTCCTTGCCCTTGTTGAGGATCACCGCGTCCTGCTTGATCGGGTCATGCATCTGGGCAGGCACTATCCAGGCCGAGCCGCTGCTGACTTTGCCGTCCTTGTAGATCTGTGACAAGGCGACAAAACCCAGTTCGGCGTTGCCGGTGGAGACGAACTGGTAGGCCTGGGTGATGTTCTGGCCTTCGACGAGCTTGTCCTTGACCTGGTCGCTCAGGCCCAGCTTGGCCAGGACCTGGGTCGCGGCCAGGCCGTATGGCGCGGCCTTGGGATTGGCGATGGACAGGTGCTGGTACTGGTTGTCCTTGAGGACCTGGCCCTTGCTGTCGACGTAGCCTTGCTTGGCCGACCACAGGGCCAGGGTGCCGATGGCATAGGTGAAGCGCGAGCCCTTGACGGCATCGCCTTCGTTTTCGAGCTTCTGCGGGGCGCTGTCGTCGGCGGAGAGAAAGACTTCGAAGGGCGCGCCATTCTTGATCTGGGTATAGAACTGCCCGGTGGCCCCGTAGGCGGCCACCAGTTTGTGGCCGGTGTCCTTTTCGAAGTCGGCGGCTATGGCCTGGATCGGCGCGGTGAAGTTGGCGGCCACCGCCACCTGGACTTCAGCGGCCTGGGCCGTGCCCAAAGCGAAGACGGCGAGCAGGGCGGCAAGGCCGGTCGGGACAAAACCTGAGGCGCGAAGGTTCATCAAACAGCTCCAGTGGGGGGAAGGAAGAATGGGCGCGAGCGGCGATTGCAGGGCCTGTGCAGGCAGGCGAGGTCAAGCGCTGTATAGCGGAATATATAGCGAATCGCCGGCAAGCGGAACTGTGAATCGGCCCCATGCACAGGGCCGCGACCGAAGTCGCGGCCCTGTTCCTCAGCGTCTGCGCAACTGGGCTAGCGTCTGTTCGGCCAGGCGCAAGGTCAGCTCGTAGGACGGTAGCTCCACCCCCAGGCGCAGGGCCTGGCCGGACCAGAGGTTGGCAAAGTCCGCCTCGTCCTTGGCCCTGAGCGGCATCAAGGCGCCTCCGGCCCGGGGGAAGGCCGGTGCCAGCGGGCTCATGGGGCCGATTTCACGCATTACCCGGTTGACGATGCCCCGGGCCGGGCGGCCGGTGAACAGGTTGGTCAACGCGGTCTGGCTTTCCTTGGCGTGGCGCAGCGCGTGGTGGTGGGCGGCGCTGACCTTGGCCTCCGGGGTGAACAGGTAGGCCGTGCCCAGCTGCGCTGCCGAGGCGCCCAGTGCCAGCGCCGCGACGATGCCCCGGGCATCGCCGATGCCGCCCGTGGCAATGACCGGCAGTTGCACCGCGTCGACGATCTGCGGCACCAGGGCCATGGTGCCGACCTGGGTGTTCAGATCGTCGCTGAGGAACATGGCCCGATGGCCGCCGGCTTCGTAGCCCATGGCGATGATCGCGTCGCAGCCGCGGGCTTCCAGCCAGAGCGCTTCATCGACGGTGCTGGCGGAGGACAGAATCCTGGCACCGGTGGCTTTGACCCGATCCAGCAGGGCCGGGTCCGGCAGACCGAAGTGAAAACTCACCACCTCGGGTCGCAGTTCTTCGACCAGTTGGCAACTGGTTTCATCGAAGGGCGCGCGGTTGCTGACCGGCGTCGGGGCGTCGAAATCCGCCCCCAGCTCCTGGTAGTAGGGCTTCAGGGTTTCTTTCCAGCGGGCTTCGCGTTCGACATCGACGGCGGGCATCTGGTGGCAGAAGAAGTTCAGGTTCAGCGGATTGCGGGTGGCCGCACGGATGGCCTGGACTTCCAGGCGAATCTGTTCGGGACCGAGCATGGCGCAGGGCAGGGAGCCCAGGGCGCCAGCCCGGCAGACCCCGATCACCATGGCAGCACCGGTGACCCCTGCCAGTGGCCCTTGAATGATGGGGAGGTCGATACCCAGCAGGTCTAACAGGCGGCGATCAGTCCATTGGCTCATTTGCAAGAATTCTCCGTCGGCGGGATTGGACAATGAGGCTCATGGTTTTTAGCAGGAGAACCCGACCCGAGGCCAGCCGACTTTTTCAGCAGAGGCTCAATATCGGGTACTGGCAACGGATGCAGCGGCCACTGCCGACGGCTGTCGGTGGCGCCGATCCGACGCTAGACTGCGGCGGATATTTTTCCTCACCGCCCCATAAAGGAATGCTGACCATGGATGTAAAACTGCGCGAAGTACGGCCCTTTCGCGTTGCAGGCCTGCAAGTGCGGACCCGCAACGCGGCGGAGCAACAGGCGGACAGCGCCCGGATCGGGCCGATGTGGCAACGTTTTTATGTCGAAGACCTGTTCAACAAGATTGCCTTGCGGCAACCGGACTCGTTCGTCTACGGGGTCTATTCCAACTACGAGTCCGATGCTTCTGGGGCGTTCGACGTGATGGCCGGAGTGGCGGTGAGTGATGCCAGCGCCGACTACCCCAGCGTGCAGATCCAGGGCGGTGACTACCTGGTGTTCAGCGCCCAGGGCGCGATGCCCGATTGCGTGATCCAGGCCTGGGGCCTGATCTGGGCCTACTTCCAGGACAATCCTGAGGTTCGTCGCGCCTTCGCCACGGATTTCGAGGTCTATACCAGCCCCGACTCGGTGGCCATCTACATCGGGATTCAGGATTCGGGCAGCGCTTCGCGCTCCAGCAACTGACGCTTGCGCTCCACTCCCCAGCGGTAGCCGGAAAGGCTGCCGTCGCTGCGCACCACCCGGTGGCAGGGGATGGCCACCGCCAGGCAGTTGGCTGCACAGGCTTGGGCCACCGCTCGCATGGACTTGGGCGCGCCGATGCGCTGAGCGATCTCGGCGTAGCTGGCGGTGCTGCCGGCGGGAATGCTCTGCAGGGCCTGCCACACCCGTTCCTGGAACGCGGTGCCGCGCAGGTCCAGGGGCAGGTCCAGGCCAATCGCCGGCGCTTCGATAAAACCCACCACCCGGGCCACCAGACGCTCGAAATCCGCGTCGGCCCCCAACAGATTGGCCCGAGGAAACTTGTCCTGCAGTTGCTCCAGCAACTGGTTGGGGTCGTCCCCCAGGAGGATGGCGCATACCCCGCGCTCGCTCCGGGCCACCAGGATCGCCCCCAGGGAGCACTGGCCCACGGCAAAGCGGATATCGGTGTTGGGGCCGCCGGCGCGGTAGTCGCTGGGTTTCATGCCCAGCAATTGGTCGGCGGCCTCATAGAAGCGGCTGTTGGAATTGAAGCCGGCGTCGTACAAGGCGTCGGTCACCGAGTGGCCGTTCTCCAGGTGGTGGCGGACCTTGCGTGAGCGTTGCGCGCTGGCATAGCCCCGCGGCGTGAGTCCGGTGGCGGCCTTGAACACCCGGTGGAAGTGGTAGCTGCTCATGCCCGCGTGCCGCGCCAGTTGCTCCAGGCTGGGGGCCGATTCGGCGCGCTCGATCTGTCGACAGGCTTCGGCCACCATCGCCGCGTGGTGGGCGGCGACCTGGGTCTGGTCGCTGGCCTGGCGTTTGCTCGGCCGATAGCCTGCGGCTTCGGCTTGTTCGGCGCTGTCGAAGAACTCGACGTTTTCCGCTTTCGGCCGTCGCGACAGGCTGCTGGGGCGGCAGTACACGCCGGTGGTGCGCACGGCGTAGACGAAGCTCGCATCGGCGCTGGCGTCGCGCTTGAGCACGGCCTGCCAGCGTGGGTCCTGTTCGATGCGCTGTTTGCGCGATGGGGCATTCATGATCGGTCCTCGGCCGGAAGTGGCGGCCAGATTAACCCCCTGGGGCTTGTCCGGCACTCCGCGGCTTGCGCTTGAATTCCCGCTTTCAACCGGCATGGCGAAAGGTCAGGTTGATCCGCTGTCGGCCAAGCTCCGGGTGAGTGCCGTCCTTGAGCGGCAGCACCCCGTGATAGCGCAGGCGATCGACACCACCCCAGACCACCACGTCGGCATGGAGCAGGGGCACCCGCTGGCTCTTGTCGCTGCGCTGCTGGCCGCCGAACAGGAAGATCGCCGGCAGCCCCAGGGACAGGGAAACAATGGGCGCGTTGAAGTCGCGTTCGTTCCTGTCCTGGTGAAGGGACATTTTCGCGCCGGGGCGGTAGCAGTTGATCAGGCAGGAGTCGGGATTGAAGTCGTTGAAGCCGGCGGCTTGTGCTGCGTGCTCGGCCAGTTGCCGGAACACCTCGGGCATTGCCGGCCAGGGCCGCAGGCTTTGCGGGTCGATGGCGCTGTAACGGTAGCCGTGGCGGTCGGTGGTCCAGCCCAGCGCGCCGCAACTGCTCAAACCGACGGACATGGTATGGCCGCCCGGCGTCATCATCTGGCGAAAGGGCGCTGCTGCCAGGACTTCGTCGAGCCTGGGCAGCAGGCGTTCGGTCCAGGGCAGGGCAAAGCCGCGCAAGACCCGGGCCTGGGGCCCCAGCACCTCGGTACGTGCCGGCTGCAGCAGGTCGCTTTCGGCAAAGAGCCCGAGATTGGCAGGGGCGTCAGGGTTACAAGGCATCGTGAAAGATCACTCCAAGGGTGTGGCGCTGGCCGCTGTGCACGCGGCTGACCCCGTGGCGCAGGGTCACCCGATAATGCCCGCGCGCACCTTTTATCGGCCGATGATGCACGGCAAAAACCAGCCCATCACCTTGCTTCAGACCAATGACCTGTGGCCGGGACTGCATGCGCGGGCGCTGCTCGGTGAGCACCAGTTCGCCGCCGCTGAAGTCGGTTCCCGGTCGGGACAGCATGAACACCGCCTGCAAGGGAAACACCTGCTCGCCATACAGATCCTGATGCAGGCAGTTGTAGTCCTCGGGACCGTATTGCAGCAACAGTGGCGTGGGGCGCAACTGGCCGGCGGCGTGACAGCGCTGGATGAATGCCGAATGTTCTGCCGGGTAGCGGACGTCGAGGTTCATGTTCTGGTTCCAGCGGTTGGCCTGCTCCACCAGATGGGGATAGAGCTGTTGGCGCAGTTGCGCCACCAGCTCGGGCAGCGGATAGCGAAAGTACTGGTACTGACCGCGGCCGAAACCATGGCGGGCCATCAGCACTTTCGAACGGAACAGTTCGGGCTGCGGATACAGGTCGCAGAGGGCCTGGCATTGCTGGGCCGTCAACAGGCCTTCGAGGCGGGCGCAGCCGTCCTGGTCCAGGGCCTGCGTGATGCGGGCCCAGTCCAGTTGCTGCAGACGCTGGTGAAGCGAGGAAGCGGGCATGGCACGAGTGTCCTGGGCCGGAAAGATACCGGGCAGTCTGGGGCTCGGTCGGCCAGTGCGCACTCCGCTGCTTGCGCTCGAATCCGGGGTGGGGGAATTACAGGGCCTTGCTGACGCTGACGTCGCTGATTACGTCGCCGGACTGACCATGCAGGGCTTCCAGGGCGGCCCGGGCCTCTTCCTGGGTGCCGTTTTGCAACTGGGCGAATTCGAAGCGGCGCTCACCGTTGAGCTTGTATTTGATGACGTACTTGGTGGTCTGGGACACGGGATTACCTGTTGGCGCAGAAGGGCTGTGGCTTAACGCAGTTTCGAGCTGGAGCGGCGAATGATGCGGATCGAGTGGCTCAGGTTCGGCTTGCGGGTCACGCTGATCGGGCGCCGATTGACCGTGTCGATGGTGATATTCCAGAAGCCGGTGCTGGGTGCGGTGATCTTCGCCGGAAACTTGTCGAAAGCACCGCCGTGATAGGTGTGGCGGCCGCCATTCTTGAAACTGCGGAAGTTGGCATCGCTCATCAGGCGAATGTTGCAGACCTGGGAGCATTCGATGACGACGATATCGTCTTCGTTCAAGTGCTCGCGCTGGTGGATGAATTTCATGGGCGCCTCCAGAAGGGCTATAGCTACAAAAAACCAAAACAGGTGCGTGGGCGATGGCGCAGTTTATCAGGCCCGACGGGGTATTATTCGGCCCCCGCGTCGGGGTTTGACAATTTAAAACAGTTATTTGGATTTTTATCGGCGATAAAGCCGTGCCTCCGGAGAAAAACAGCGCCGTTGCTGTCGGAGGGACATTTATTGGAGTTTTGCTATGAAACGCTGGGCGTGGATTGTGGTGTTGGCCATCAGTGGCTGTGCGACGGTTTCGGACATCAACCAGACGCCGCCGACCCTGAGCGTGATCTCCGGCAAGAAGCCCCAGGAGTACGTCCAGTGCCTGAGCGGCAACCTCTCCGGCAGCCGCGGTGCGTTGCAGGTCGAGCCGCACAAGGGCGGGTATCGAGTGATCGTGCCTCAGAGCCTGTCGTCGGCTCCGGCGGCGGTGTTCTACATCGATGAACGCTCCGGGGGCAGCAGCATCAAGCTGCACGAACAGATGTCCAACAACCCCTTGCGTCCTCAGGACGTGCACAAGGCCGGGGAGGCCTGCATCTCCGGTTGAACGTGCGGGCCCAGGCGTGTCCTGGCCTCTCTTTCTTCGCCGGTACCGCAAGCGCTGGCCGGTTCAAGCCGCCCGGCAAGGCCGCGCCCGTGCGGTGCGACAGCGGCCTGCCTGCAGTGCACAGGCGCCTGTTTTGCATTGTCGCAGTGGATCTATTGCCCTACTATTTGTGCGCTTATGCCGGATGGGTCTAAGCATATAACTAGAATAATGGAGTACATATGATCCCACTGGATCGGATGCTGTTGAGCGGCCTGATGCTGCTGTTCATACAATCTGCCTCTGCCGTCGACGGCCAGAAGGTGTTCACTCAGGGTGGCGCCCAGCCAGGGGCGACGGCCTGTCTGGCTTGTCACGGTGCTGATGCAATGGGCCTGGCGCCTGCCGGCTTTCCGCGCCTGGCGGGGTTGCCGGCGGGCTACCTGGCCAAGCAGTTGCATGATTTTCGCAGTGGCGCCCGCAACAACCCGGTGATGCAGCCCCTGGCCAAGGCCTTGAGCGAAGAGGAAATCACCGCGGTCACCGCGACCCTGGCGGCGATGCCTGGACCACAGACCCCGCAGACCCACCGCAGCCAGAGCGCCAGCGGCGTTGGCGAGCGCCTGGCCCTGCGCGGTGCCTGGGAGCGTCAGGTGCCCGAGTGCGTCAGCTGTCACGGGCCGGGTGGTGTCGGTGTGGGCGTGGCATTTCCGCCGCTTGCCGGGCAGCCCGCCAGCTACCTCGTGGCTCAGTTGAACGCCTGGCGCGACGGCACTCGTCACAACGATCCCAATGACCTGATGGGGCATGTCGCCAAATCCCTGACTGGCGACGAGGTCACAGCGGTGGCGGACTACTTTGCGCAATTGAAAACCCAGGAGGCGCGGCCATGAAACTATTGATTGCCGGGCCGTTGCTGGCGTTGCTCGCCGCCCAGGTACAAGCCGCGGGCATTGCCATGGAAGATCAGTCGCAGATACCGGCGCCAAGCGCTTCGCCCCGGGCCGAGTACTTCAGGCCGCCCGCCGAAAGCGAGTTGCCGGACAATGCCTACGGCAGGCTGGTGCGCGAGGGCCATGCGCTGTTTGTCGACACCAAGCGCCGCGCGCCGCAATACGTGGGCAATGGACTCAATTGCAGCAACTGCCACCTCGATCAGGGGCGTCTGGCCAACTCCGCGCCGCTGTGGGGCGCCTATCCGATGTACCCCGCCTACCGCAAGAAGAACGACAAGGTGAACACCTTCGCCGAACGCTTGCAGGGGTGTTTCCAGTTCAGCATGAACGGTGGTCAGCCGCCGGCGGCCGACAGTCCGGAGATAACCGCGCTATCGGTGTATGCCTACTGGCTGGCGAGCAAGGCGCCACTGGGTGTGGAACTGCCGGGGCGGGGGTATCCCGACGTGGCCCAGCCGGCCAAGGGGTATGACCTGAAGCAGGGCGCGGCGGTGTATCAGGCGCAATGCGCGGTCTGCCATGGCGAACAGGGGCAGGGACAGAAGGTCGGGGCCGATTACGTGATGCCGCCGCTGTGGGGCAAGGATTCCTACAACTGGGGGGCGGGGATGCACCGGATCAATACGGCGGCGTCCTTCATCAAGCACAACATGCCACTGGGCCAGGGTGGCAGCTTGAGCGATCAGCAGGCTTGGGACGTGGCGGCCTTCGTCAACAGTCATGAACGGCCTCAGGATCCGCGTCTGGTGGAGGGCTCGATCGAGAAGACTCGGGTCAAGTTTCACGCCAATGACGGGGTAAATTTGTACGGTCAGACCGTAGAGGGCGTGCTGATCGGCCAGGGCATCCGATAAACTAGCGCCTATCGTTACCGATGCCGCCTGGGCTCACGCCTTGGCGGCATCGTTTTTTTGGGAGAGAGCATGAAGCGGGAAGACGTCAGGGAAAAGCATGCAGAGGGCTCGATCTCTGCCACCCATGTGATCCAGAACCCGGCCAATTCCGGGGAGTGGATCGTGTTTTTCAAGAAAAGCGCCGGGCGCAGCTATTTTCTGGTGGATGACAGCGACGAGGTGGAGTCCTTTGCCCGCCTCGACGACTTGATCGAAACCATTCGTGGCCTGGGCATCAAGTTCGCCGAAATTCATATGTAGCGGGCATCTGTCCGCTACTTGCAGACCACCACCACGCTGCGGCTCTTGTAGTTGCCGACGTCGACGCCCAGGGTCTTGTCGCTTTCCTTGGGGGCGGGGGTGCCATCGGTGCTGACGATCCGATAGCCGGTACCGGCGCAGGAAGCATCGGCTTTTTCATAGCAGCTGGCCCAGGAGCCGGCCTCTCCGGAGCAATCGATGCTCAGGCCCTGTTCGCCATTGGCCAGGTAAGTATTGGAGGCGGTGGCACATCCGGTCAGGGCCAGTACCGCGGTGACTGCGAGAAGTCTGTTCATGGGGATTTTGTCGTCTGCAGAAGAGGGAATCTTGGGGCTGTGCATCAGTGTCGCGATGCTATAGCCAATGGCCATTTCGGTACAGCGCATCCCCTTAGTCCATCGTCGCCGCTGAAAAGTGCCGCCGCTCGATAGACGGGATATTCCGCGAACTGCTCAAGGGGGTGGCCGAAGGCTATTAACGGTGCCATCAGTCGCGCCTGGCGGAGGCTCTGGGAGGGTATTGGGGGACGCTACGCTCGGATGTCCGCCCGGTGCCTGGGCTCGGCGTGCAGACGCCGGATTTCAAGGCCTGCGGGGGTATGGGGGTTAACCTTGAGCGCTAACTGATGGATGCTACGGAACTATCTGGCGCTTTATTTCTCTATGATGGCAGCGGTTAGCCAGCGCGGGGCATTGTAAGGTGCACGCCGCCTGATTAGACTGCGCCGAAACTCGCACGCACAGCCTTTTTAAGGACTCATATGATCAAGAAATGCTTGTTCCCAGCAGCCGGTTACGGTACTCGCTTCCTGCCAGCGACTAAAGCCATGCCTAAAGAAATGCTGCCGGTGGTGAACAAGCCACTGATCCAGTACGGCGTTGAAGAAGCGCTGGATGCCGGATTGAATGAAATCTCCATCGTGACCGGCCGTGGCAAGCGCGCCCTCGAAGACCACTTCGACATCAGTTACGAGTTGGAAAACCAGATCAAGGGCACCGACAAGGAGAAATACCTGGTTGGTATCCGCAAACTGCTGGACGAGTGCTCGTTCTCCTACACTCGCCAGACTGAAATGAAAGGCCTGGGCCACGCGATTCTGACCGGCCGCCCGCTGATCGGCGATGAGCCGTTCGCCGTGGTGCTGGCGGATGACCTGTGCGTCAACCTCGAAGGCGACGGCGTCCTGACCCAGATGGTCAAGCTGTACAAGCAGTTCCGCTGCTCGATCGTGGCCATCCAGGAAGTCGACCCGCAGGAAACCAACAAGTACGGCGTGATCGCCGGCGAGATGATCCGTGACGACATCTACCGCGTTCACAGCATGGTCGAGAAGCCAAAGCCGGAAGATGCGCCGTCGAACCTGGCGATCATCGGTCGTTACATCCTGACTCCGGACATCTTCGACCTGATCGAGCAGACCGAGCCGGGCAAGGGTGGTGAAATCCAGATCACCGACGCCCTGATGAAACAGGCGCAGAACGGCTGCGTGATGGCCTACAAGTTCAAGGGCAAGCGTTTCGACTGCGGTGGCGCCGAAGGCTACATCGACGCGACCAACTTCTGCTTCGAGAACTTCTACAAGACCGGCAAGGCTTACTGATAGTCGCTGCACGGGTTTGTCGGAAAAAGCCACCTTCGGGTGGCTTTTTCATTGGGCGCCCTTATGTCAATCCACTGCGCTGACCCGATCGCCATCTGCGGTTATGCTTGTCAGCCTGCCTGGGAGAGTGAAATGGCCTACGATTTTGATCTTTATGTAATTGGCGCCGGTTCCGGCGGTGTGCGTTGCGCACGCTTCGCGGCGGGCTTCGGCGCAAAAGTTGCGGTGGCCGAAAGCCGCTATCTGGGCGGTACCTGCGTCAACGTCGGTTGCGTGCCGAAAAAACTGCTGGTGTACGGCGCACACTTTGCCGAAGACTTCGAGCAGGCGTCGGGTTTCGGCTGGTCCCTTGGCGAGGCAGATTTCGATTGGGCGACCTTGATCGCCAACAAGGACCGCGAAATCAATCGTCTCAACGGTATCTACCGCAATCTGCTGGTCAACAGTGGCGTGACCCTGCACGAAGGCCACGCCAAGCTGATCGATCCGCATCAGGTGGAGGTCAATGGCCAGCGCTATACCGCCAAGCACATCCTGATTGCCACTGGCGGCTGGCCGCAGATTCCGAACATCCCGGGGCGTGAGCATGCCATCAGCTCCAATGAAGCCTTCTTCCTCAAGGCGCTGCCCAAGCGCGTGCTGGTGGTGGGTGGTGGTTACATTGCGGTGGAATTTGCCGGGATTTTCCACGGTCTGGGTGCCGATACCCAGCTGCTGTATCGCGGCGATCTGTTCCTGCGCGGCTTTGATGGTGCGGTGCGCAAGCATCTGCAGGAAGAGCTCACCAAGCGTGGCCTGGGCTTGCAGTTCAACGCGGACATCGAGCGCATCGACAAACAGGCCGACGGCAGCCTTGAGGTCACGCTCAAGGATGGTCGCAAGCTGGTCGCCGACTGCGTGTTCTACGCCACCGGGCGCCGGCCGATGCTCGACAACCTGGGTCTGGAGAACACCGGGGTCAAACTGGACAAGCGTGGCTTTATCGAGGTGGATGAGCAGTACCAGAGCAGCGAGCCATCGATCCTGGCGATTGGCGATGTGATCGGCCGCGTGCAATTGACCCCGGTGGCCCTGGCCGAAGGCATGGCCGTGGCTCGGCGCCTGTTCAAGCCCGAGCAGTACCGCCCGGTGGATTACCGGATGATCCCCACGGCGGTGTTCAGCCTGCCGAATATCGGCACTGTTGGTCTGACCGAAGAGCAGGCGCGGGAAGCGGGGCACAAGGTGCAGATCTTCGAAAGCCGGTTCCGGCCGATGAAGCTGACCCTGACCGACTGCCAGGAACGTACCCTGATGAAGCTGGTGGTGGATGCCGATAGCGACAAAGTGCTGGGTTGCCACATGGTGGGGCCGGACGCCGGTGAAATCGTCCAGGGGCTGGCGATTGCTCTGAAGGCCGGGGCGACCAAACGTGATTTCGACGAAACCATCGGCGTGCACCCGACCGCCGCCGAAGAGTTCGTTACCATGCGCACGCCTGTCGCCGACTGATCAGGAGTCGGCTTTCTTGCCTGCCTTCGCCTTGCTGGCGGAGGCCAGGCGCAGCGCCTCGAGGCCGGCCTCGGCCTTGGCGGCGCGCAATTCCATCTGCTTGCTCAGGCGAGTCTGCTCGTCGGCTATTTCCCTGAGTGCCTGCGTCTCCTGCGAAGCCACACGCAAGCGTTCCTGCAGCAGGGTGCTGGCGCTCTCCAGGCGCGTCAGCTGTTCGCGCAGTTGTGCCTGCAGGGCTGCGCTCTTGCTGGCGGCATCCAGGGCTTGCTGGAGCTCCTTGTGGCTGGCCCGTTGTTCGCTGAGCAGGCGTTCGTTGTCGCGATGCAATTGAGTGATTTCGTCCTGGCGAACCAGGGCGCTCTGCTGGGCTTGCCGCAGTTCGGCCTGCAGTTGCTGTAGCTGGCCTTCGTGACGGCGCTGCTCCTGCTCGCGCTGTTCCTTGCTGGCAGCGCGGTAGTGTTCCAGGGCATCCCGGGCGTGCAGGTGCTTGTCTTCCAGGGAGCGGATCTGCTGCTCCTTGTCTTCCAGGCGCAGGTCGTAGTCCTTCAGTGCCTGGTTGAGCTCGGCGTTGCGGGTCTGTTCGCTCTGTAGCATCGAGCGAGTGTCTTGCAGTGCGGCACTTTCACCGGCCAGGGCGCTGGCCTGGATCTGCAGTTGCTGTTGCAGCTGCTCCTCTGTG encodes the following:
- the galU gene encoding UTP--glucose-1-phosphate uridylyltransferase GalU, with amino-acid sequence MIKKCLFPAAGYGTRFLPATKAMPKEMLPVVNKPLIQYGVEEALDAGLNEISIVTGRGKRALEDHFDISYELENQIKGTDKEKYLVGIRKLLDECSFSYTRQTEMKGLGHAILTGRPLIGDEPFAVVLADDLCVNLEGDGVLTQMVKLYKQFRCSIVAIQEVDPQETNKYGVIAGEMIRDDIYRVHSMVEKPKPEDAPSNLAIIGRYILTPDIFDLIEQTEPGKGGEIQITDALMKQAQNGCVMAYKFKGKRFDCGGAEGYIDATNFCFENFYKTGKAY
- a CDS encoding DNA-binding protein, with amino-acid sequence MARGGINKAVVKKARQAILARGEHPSIDAVRIEMGNTGSKTTIHRYLKELDDGSTRREAGPVALDEELGELVGRLAHRLQEQAQEPLEQALAHSEQQKQAFEQQLEQARRTEEQLQQQLQIQASALAGESAALQDTRSMLQSEQTRNAELNQALKDYDLRLEDKEQQIRSLEDKHLHARDALEHYRAASKEQREQEQRRHEGQLQQLQAELRQAQQSALVRQDEITQLHRDNERLLSEQRASHKELQQALDAASKSAALQAQLREQLTRLESASTLLQERLRVASQETQALREIADEQTRLSKQMELRAAKAEAGLEALRLASASKAKAGKKADS
- the gorA gene encoding glutathione-disulfide reductase, which produces MAYDFDLYVIGAGSGGVRCARFAAGFGAKVAVAESRYLGGTCVNVGCVPKKLLVYGAHFAEDFEQASGFGWSLGEADFDWATLIANKDREINRLNGIYRNLLVNSGVTLHEGHAKLIDPHQVEVNGQRYTAKHILIATGGWPQIPNIPGREHAISSNEAFFLKALPKRVLVVGGGYIAVEFAGIFHGLGADTQLLYRGDLFLRGFDGAVRKHLQEELTKRGLGLQFNADIERIDKQADGSLEVTLKDGRKLVADCVFYATGRRPMLDNLGLENTGVKLDKRGFIEVDEQYQSSEPSILAIGDVIGRVQLTPVALAEGMAVARRLFKPEQYRPVDYRMIPTAVFSLPNIGTVGLTEEQAREAGHKVQIFESRFRPMKLTLTDCQERTLMKLVVDADSDKVLGCHMVGPDAGEIVQGLAIALKAGATKRDFDETIGVHPTAAEEFVTMRTPVAD